The following coding sequences are from one Hyphomicrobiales bacterium window:
- a CDS encoding competence/damage-inducible protein A, translating into MTATASMLVIGDEILSGKTKDKNIGVLAEALTMVGIDLVEVRIVSDDEAAIVEALNALRAQTSYVFTSGGIGPTHDDITADSVAKAFGVGIGVDPRAYKLLSDFYAKTDREMNAGRERMTRIPDGADLIDNPVSIAPGFRIGSVHVMAGVPSVFAAMLESVLPTLEGGLPIAVNTLPFNCGEGDLAESLAAIDADHPEVAIGSYPKLVDGKFSTEIVLRSRDAAALDAATQAAQKLRTQLDAA; encoded by the coding sequence ATGACAGCGACCGCATCCATGCTGGTCATTGGGGATGAAATCCTCTCAGGCAAGACCAAAGACAAGAACATCGGCGTGCTGGCCGAGGCTCTGACGATGGTTGGCATCGATCTGGTCGAAGTGCGGATCGTCTCGGACGATGAGGCCGCCATTGTCGAGGCGCTCAATGCGCTACGGGCGCAAACCTCCTATGTGTTCACGTCCGGCGGGATCGGCCCGACCCATGATGACATCACTGCCGACAGCGTAGCCAAAGCCTTTGGCGTTGGCATTGGTGTCGATCCGCGCGCTTACAAGCTGCTGTCGGATTTCTACGCCAAGACCGACCGAGAAATGAATGCAGGCCGCGAGCGCATGACCCGTATTCCCGATGGCGCCGATCTCATCGACAACCCGGTGTCCATCGCACCGGGTTTTCGTATCGGCAGTGTGCATGTGATGGCCGGCGTGCCGTCGGTGTTTGCCGCGATGCTGGAAAGCGTTCTGCCGACGCTGGAAGGCGGCCTGCCGATTGCCGTCAACACCCTGCCGTTCAACTGCGGCGAGGGTGATTTGGCTGAAAGCCTGGCGGCCATCGATGCGGACCATCCAGAGGTTGCCATCGGAAGCTATCCCAAGCTCGTGGATGGCAAATTTTCCACCGAAATTGTCCTGCGTTCGCGCGATGCGGCGGCGCTTGACGCCGCAACCCAAGCGGCCCAAAAGCTGCGCACCCAACTTGATGCTGCCTGA
- the radC gene encoding DNA repair protein RadC — MPDTIKPDKPHYHGHRERLRTRFTEGGRQALADYELLELLLFRSIPRRDTKQLAKDLIARFGSLADVLTAPSAQLCEMSGIKQATANDLALVRAAAEALAQGSMAQKEVLSSWSDVVRYCRAVMAYDAIEAFRVLFLDKKNRLLRDEVLQSGTVDHTPVYPREVVKRALELGASALILVHNHPSGDPTPSQADIEMTATIIAAAAALDVTVHDHIIVGREGHASLRALGLMKAN; from the coding sequence ATGCCGGACACCATAAAGCCTGACAAACCCCACTATCACGGCCACCGCGAACGCTTGCGCACCCGCTTTACCGAAGGTGGTCGCCAAGCCTTGGCAGACTATGAGTTGTTGGAGCTGTTGCTGTTTCGATCGATTCCGCGCCGCGACACCAAACAGCTCGCCAAAGATCTCATCGCACGGTTCGGGTCGCTCGCCGATGTGCTGACTGCCCCCTCAGCCCAGCTTTGCGAGATGAGCGGCATCAAGCAGGCCACAGCCAATGATCTGGCGTTGGTGCGCGCCGCCGCCGAGGCCTTGGCGCAAGGCAGCATGGCGCAGAAAGAGGTCCTTTCCTCCTGGTCCGATGTGGTGCGCTATTGCCGGGCAGTGATGGCCTACGATGCAATCGAAGCTTTTCGGGTCCTGTTTCTCGACAAGAAAAACCGGCTGTTGCGCGATGAAGTCCTGCAGTCAGGCACCGTCGATCATACGCCAGTCTATCCCCGCGAAGTCGTCAAACGCGCATTGGAACTTGGTGCCTCGGCTCTCATTCTGGTCCACAATCATCCCTCTGGTGACCCGACCCCATCCCAGGCCGACATTGAGATGACAGCGACCATTATCGCCGCCGCGGCAGCACTCGATGTCACGGTTCACGACCACATCATTGTCGGCCGTGAAGGTCATGCGAGCCTGCGAGCGCTCGGGTTGATGAAGGCGAATTGA
- the sfsA gene encoding DNA/RNA nuclease SfsA, which yields MQFPTPLFEARLIKRYKRFLADVEMLEGPDAGQMLTVHCPNPGSMMGLARPGAQLFVSRSPNPKRKLAYTYELEQVDGPGAPCLVGINTMLPNKLAEEAIIDGLIPELAVFDRLKREQKYGETSRIDILLEFDNAPLTYVEVKNVHLMRQASHLEFPDSVTARGAKHLAELSAMVAAGHRAVMLFVAQWPGGKTMSVAADIDPTYAAALSAAMNAGVEVLALDCAVAREGITPCGMLDFVPG from the coding sequence ATGCAGTTTCCCACACCCCTTTTCGAAGCAAGGCTGATCAAGCGCTACAAACGCTTCCTCGCCGACGTTGAAATGCTCGAAGGGCCGGACGCCGGCCAGATGCTGACCGTCCATTGCCCCAATCCAGGTTCGATGATGGGACTGGCACGGCCGGGCGCGCAGCTTTTCGTCTCGCGCTCCCCGAACCCTAAGCGCAAACTGGCCTACACCTACGAGTTGGAACAGGTCGATGGCCCGGGCGCGCCGTGTCTGGTCGGCATCAACACCATGCTCCCCAACAAACTTGCCGAAGAGGCGATCATCGACGGCCTCATTCCGGAACTTGCCGTGTTTGACCGTCTGAAGCGCGAGCAGAAATATGGCGAGACATCCCGGATCGATATCCTGCTCGAATTCGACAACGCCCCCCTCACCTATGTTGAAGTCAAAAACGTCCACCTGATGCGCCAGGCCAGTCATTTGGAATTTCCCGATTCGGTCACAGCGCGCGGCGCCAAGCATCTTGCCGAACTGTCGGCCATGGTCGCGGCGGGTCATCGCGCGGTGATGCTGTTTGTTGCGCAATGGCCGGGCGGAAAAACGATGAGCGTGGCGGCCGACATCGATCCGACCTACGCCGCCGCACTCAGCGCTGCAATGAATGCCGGGGTCGAGGTGCTGGCGCTGGATTGTGCTGTCGCGCGGGAGGGCATCACACCCTGCGGGATGTTGGACTTCGTTCCAGGCTAA
- the gpt gene encoding xanthine phosphoribosyltransferase — MSPVSEALNDKAFPVSWDQFHRDARALAWRLAEKGPFDSMVTITRGGLVPAAIVCRELGIRKIDTISIASYDYGGTGEQTQGDLAILKTISSKILETKGSGVLIIDDLVDTGKTAQEVRSMLPEAHFATVYAKPKGRPLVDTFVTEVSQDTWIYFPWDLGYSFVPPIARDAGD, encoded by the coding sequence CTGAGCCCCGTGAGTGAAGCTCTCAACGACAAAGCCTTCCCGGTCTCCTGGGATCAGTTCCACCGCGACGCGCGTGCGCTTGCCTGGCGTCTGGCCGAAAAAGGCCCATTCGATTCCATGGTGACGATCACCCGCGGCGGCCTTGTGCCAGCGGCCATCGTCTGCCGTGAGCTTGGTATTCGCAAGATCGATACGATCTCCATTGCCAGCTATGATTATGGAGGGACCGGCGAGCAGACGCAGGGCGATCTGGCTATTCTGAAGACGATTTCTAGCAAGATCCTCGAAACCAAAGGCTCCGGCGTTCTGATCATCGATGATCTGGTGGACACGGGCAAAACTGCGCAGGAGGTTCGCTCGATGTTGCCAGAGGCGCATTTTGCCACCGTTTATGCCAAGCCGAAGGGGCGTCCGCTGGTCGATACGTTCGTGACGGAAGTCAGCCAAGACACCTGGATTTATTTCCCTTGGGATCTTGGCTATTCGTTCGTGCCGCCAATCGCGCGCGACGCCGGCGACTGA
- a CDS encoding alpha-E domain-containing protein — protein sequence MLLSRTADSLFWTARYIERAENTARLLEAATRLSNVGGSQEQVSNEWESAVLATGMEELFEERYGEPTARTVVDFLAFSEANPSSIRSCLEAARANARSVRTAITIEMWETINAAWLELKRYRTFGQSRGELLEFLRFVKQVALSVDGIAHRTMLRTDGFSFFQLGGAIERADNTARILDVKYHVLLPAGDRVGGGLDYFQWTSILRSVSALTAYHWVYRESLKPWLIADLLILNEKMPRSLASSYGNVTRYLDSLSKTYGRQGKAQRMARSIHSEFRNRDIDAIFQAGLHEFVEDFISKNNKLGATIAEQYLF from the coding sequence ATGCTACTTAGTCGAACAGCCGACAGTCTCTTCTGGACGGCACGCTACATCGAACGCGCAGAAAACACCGCCCGCCTTTTGGAGGCCGCCACGCGGCTTTCAAATGTTGGCGGCAGCCAGGAACAGGTTTCCAACGAATGGGAATCAGCCGTGCTGGCCACCGGCATGGAAGAGCTATTCGAGGAGCGCTATGGCGAGCCAACGGCCCGCACCGTCGTCGACTTCCTCGCTTTTTCCGAGGCCAATCCCTCGTCGATCCGCTCTTGCTTGGAGGCAGCGCGGGCCAATGCGCGCTCAGTGCGCACCGCGATCACTATCGAAATGTGGGAGACGATCAACGCTGCCTGGCTCGAGCTCAAACGCTATCGCACCTTTGGACAGTCGCGCGGCGAGCTTTTGGAGTTTCTGCGGTTCGTCAAACAGGTCGCGCTCAGCGTCGATGGGATCGCCCACCGCACGATGCTGCGCACCGACGGCTTTTCGTTCTTCCAGCTTGGCGGCGCCATTGAACGCGCCGACAACACGGCGCGCATTTTGGACGTGAAATATCATGTGCTCTTGCCCGCCGGTGACCGTGTTGGCGGCGGGCTCGATTACTTCCAGTGGACGTCCATCCTGCGCTCCGTATCGGCGCTGACCGCCTATCACTGGGTGTACCGCGAGAGCCTCAAACCTTGGCTCATCGCCGACCTTTTGATCTTGAACGAAAAAATGCCGCGCTCTCTGGCAAGCTCCTACGGCAACGTCACGCGGTATCTCGACAGCTTGTCGAAGACCTATGGCCGGCAAGGCAAGGCCCAGCGCATGGCCAGATCGATCCACAGCGAGTTCCGCAACCGCGATATCGACGCGATCTTCCAGGCCGGTCTGCACGAGTTCGTTGAAGATTTTATCAGCAAGAACAACAAGCTGGGCGCCACGATCGCCGAGCAATATCTGTTCTAA
- a CDS encoding transglutaminase family protein yields the protein MRLSVRHTETLTYATPSMGTIQVLRLTPRDHTGHYVCDWTVDVDADCKIESHKDAFGNIVTSFSLNGPLDELTISAVGEIETEETHGIVRGAPDKVPHGVFLRPSHSESDAALVRTAINALADVTGPELAQMHALMAVLHAARPNGDDDEDTDNSHEQAHEQAQAQAQMGGSHSQQQQTAGDAEDVALKSSASSRLRDMLAEKKIREAGDLADIFCNTARRLGLPARLVSGYRWHGKDASQDQRDIWAEAHIGDLGWVAFDPSQGNCPSEDSVRVAIGLDQHGIASARVGHYGGMSDFERETSIAVRRVGG from the coding sequence ATGCGTTTATCCGTCCGCCACACCGAAACCCTCACCTATGCAACGCCGAGCATGGGCACCATTCAGGTGCTCCGGCTGACGCCGCGCGACCACACCGGCCACTATGTTTGCGATTGGACGGTGGATGTGGATGCCGATTGCAAGATTGAGAGCCACAAGGACGCTTTTGGCAACATCGTCACCAGTTTCTCGCTCAATGGTCCGCTGGACGAGTTAACGATCAGCGCTGTTGGCGAGATCGAAACCGAGGAAACGCACGGCATCGTGCGCGGCGCGCCAGACAAAGTCCCGCATGGCGTTTTCCTGCGGCCAAGCCACTCCGAAAGCGATGCGGCGTTGGTTCGCACAGCGATCAACGCACTCGCCGACGTTACGGGCCCTGAGCTTGCCCAGATGCATGCCCTGATGGCCGTGCTGCATGCAGCCCGACCCAATGGCGATGACGATGAAGACACAGACAATTCCCATGAGCAGGCCCACGAACAGGCACAAGCTCAAGCGCAGATGGGTGGCTCACATAGCCAACAACAACAGACCGCCGGTGACGCCGAAGACGTGGCACTGAAATCCTCAGCCTCCTCCCGCCTGCGCGACATGCTGGCGGAAAAGAAAATCCGCGAGGCAGGCGATTTGGCCGATATCTTCTGCAACACAGCGCGACGCCTTGGCTTGCCGGCTCGCCTTGTGTCCGGCTATCGCTGGCACGGCAAGGATGCGAGCCAAGACCAACGCGACATCTGGGCTGAAGCCCACATAGGCGATCTGGGATGGGTGGCCTTCGACCCGAGCCAGGGCAATTGCCCAAGCGAAGACAGTGTGCGCGTCGCCATCGGTCTCGACCAGCACGGCATCGCAAGTGCAAGAGTTGGGCATTATGGCGGGATGAGCGATTTTGAGCGCGAAACCAGCATTGCCGTGCGCCGCGTAGGAGGCTAA
- the map gene encoding type I methionyl aminopeptidase has product MLQTQPPIKLFGPEAFEGMHRAGRMTATILDQLTDLIKPGVTTQEIDDAVMDFAIANNAVPATLNYRGYGKSSCTSINHVVCHGIPNTKPLRQGDIVNVDVTLIVDGWHGDSSRMYPVGDVKRAPERLMEVTYLALMRGIAAVKPGNRTGDIGAAIQTFAEAERCSVVRDFCGHGIGDVFHLPPNILHYGRPGEGVDLRPGMIFTVEPMINLGRPHVKILSDGWTAVTRDRSLSAQYEHSIGVTEDGCEIFTASPAGLFAPPTLREEAAAS; this is encoded by the coding sequence ATGCTGCAGACCCAACCGCCCATCAAACTGTTCGGACCTGAAGCCTTTGAAGGCATGCACCGCGCTGGCCGCATGACAGCGACGATCCTCGATCAGCTGACCGACCTGATAAAGCCCGGCGTCACCACGCAGGAAATCGATGATGCGGTGATGGACTTCGCGATCGCCAACAACGCGGTGCCGGCCACGCTCAACTATCGCGGCTACGGCAAATCAAGCTGCACATCGATCAACCACGTCGTGTGCCACGGCATTCCCAATACCAAGCCTCTGCGCCAAGGTGATATCGTCAACGTCGATGTGACGCTGATTGTCGATGGTTGGCATGGCGACTCCAGCCGTATGTACCCCGTCGGCGACGTCAAGCGCGCACCCGAACGACTGATGGAGGTCACCTATCTGGCGCTAATGCGTGGTATCGCTGCAGTGAAACCAGGCAATCGAACCGGCGACATAGGTGCGGCCATTCAAACCTTTGCCGAAGCTGAACGCTGCTCGGTGGTCCGTGATTTTTGCGGCCATGGCATCGGCGATGTGTTCCACTTGCCGCCCAACATTCTGCATTATGGCCGCCCCGGCGAAGGCGTTGATCTGCGCCCCGGCATGATCTTCACCGTCGAGCCGATGATCAATCTTGGGCGCCCGCACGTGAAAATCCTGTCCGATGGCTGGACGGCGGTCACGCGCGATCGGTCCCTGTCGGCGCAGTACGAGCATTCGATCGGCGTGACCGAAGACGGCTGCGAGATTTTCACAGCCTCGCCAGCCGGACTGTTTGCTCCGCCGACCTTGCGCGAAGAAGCGGCAGCCAGCTGA
- a CDS encoding peptidase gives MTYCVGLLVEEGLVMIADTRTNAGLDNIATFQKLYRFEQPGERSIAIATAGNLAVSQAVMSIMSDGFENPQTGMLETIYDHPTMFLTASYVGRAIGEVMRMNNGSSQGMGAAFDVTMLVGGQVKGGRLRLFMVYAAGNFIEATEDTPYLQIGEHKYGKPILDRAITFQTNLSDAVKIGLISMDSTMRSNLGVGMPIDLWAIRRDAIQASLSTRIEHGEPYFHDLQERWSAALRSAHQSIPKPPYLESND, from the coding sequence TTGACCTATTGCGTTGGCCTCTTGGTCGAAGAGGGCTTGGTGATGATCGCCGACACCCGTACCAATGCCGGGCTCGACAACATCGCGACTTTTCAAAAGCTCTATCGCTTTGAGCAGCCAGGCGAGCGCAGCATTGCCATTGCCACTGCCGGCAATTTGGCCGTCAGCCAGGCGGTTATGTCCATCATGTCCGATGGGTTTGAAAACCCGCAAACCGGCATGCTGGAAACGATCTACGATCATCCCACCATGTTTCTGACCGCAAGTTACGTCGGCCGCGCGATTGGCGAGGTCATGCGGATGAACAATGGCAGTTCGCAGGGCATGGGCGCCGCCTTTGACGTCACCATGCTGGTCGGCGGACAGGTTAAGGGCGGCCGCTTGCGCCTCTTCATGGTCTACGCGGCAGGTAACTTCATCGAAGCGACGGAAGACACGCCCTACCTGCAAATAGGGGAACACAAATATGGCAAGCCCATCCTCGACCGCGCGATCACGTTTCAGACCAACCTGTCGGATGCGGTGAAGATAGGCCTAATCTCGATGGATTCCACCATGCGCTCCAACCTTGGCGTGGGCATGCCGATCGACCTCTGGGCGATCCGCCGCGACGCGATACAGGCCTCTCTATCGACCCGCATCGAACATGGCGAACCCTACTTCCACGATCTGCAGGAGCGATGGTCAGCTGCCCTAAGGTCAGCGCATCAATCGATCCCAAAACCACCCTATCTTGAATCGAATGATTAA
- a CDS encoding circularly permuted type 2 ATP-grasp protein: MTAFDEMSVDGSQCRAPYEMVRTWLDSLDPEALKRQSAEAEMLFRRIGITFAVYGEADAEERLIPFDLIPRIIAHDEWLQLEKGLTQRVNTLNAFLADIYGPRECIKAGIIPADLIDQNPQYRPEMIGAKLPGNIWVNIAGVDIVRVDSDNFYVLEDNARTPSGVSYMMENREVMMRIAPEVFYDHAVEPVDNYGDELLQALQSVAPRNANKEPTCALLTPGPFNSAYYEHSFLADKLGIELVEGRDLFVRDAVLYMRTTLGPQRVDVIYRRIDDDFIDPLVFNPDSMLGVPGLMTAYLAGNVTLANAVGTGISDDKAIYTYMPELTKFFLEEEPMLKNVPTWRCREPEALSYVLDHLEELVVKEVAGSGGYGMLVGPRSTKDEIDIFRAKLKANPDDFIAQPTLALSTCPTFVGEGVAPRHVDLRPFVLSGTNGVRIVPGGLTRVALKEGSLVVNSSQGGGTKDTWILAR; this comes from the coding sequence ATGACAGCATTTGATGAGATGAGCGTGGACGGCAGCCAATGCCGTGCACCCTATGAGATGGTGCGAACGTGGCTCGATAGCCTTGATCCAGAAGCACTGAAACGCCAGAGCGCAGAAGCCGAGATGCTTTTCCGCCGCATTGGGATTACCTTCGCAGTGTATGGCGAAGCAGACGCCGAAGAGCGGCTCATCCCCTTCGATCTCATCCCGCGCATCATTGCCCATGACGAATGGCTGCAGCTGGAAAAGGGCCTGACCCAACGGGTCAACACGCTCAACGCCTTTCTGGCCGACATTTACGGGCCACGCGAATGCATCAAGGCCGGCATCATTCCAGCTGACCTCATCGATCAGAACCCGCAATACCGCCCAGAAATGATCGGGGCTAAACTGCCCGGCAATATCTGGGTGAACATTGCCGGTGTCGATATCGTCCGCGTTGATTCTGACAACTTCTATGTGCTGGAAGACAATGCCCGCACGCCCTCCGGGGTCTCCTACATGATGGAGAACCGCGAGGTGATGATGCGCATCGCGCCGGAAGTGTTTTACGACCATGCCGTCGAGCCAGTCGACAATTACGGCGATGAATTGTTGCAGGCCCTGCAATCGGTGGCGCCCCGCAATGCCAACAAAGAGCCGACCTGTGCGCTGCTAACGCCTGGTCCGTTCAACAGCGCCTATTACGAGCATTCCTTTCTGGCCGACAAGCTCGGCATTGAGCTCGTCGAGGGGCGCGACCTCTTCGTGCGCGACGCTGTGCTCTACATGCGCACAACGCTTGGGCCGCAGCGAGTTGATGTCATTTACCGACGCATCGATGATGATTTCATCGACCCGCTGGTCTTCAATCCCGATTCCATGCTCGGCGTCCCAGGCCTGATGACGGCTTATCTCGCCGGAAACGTCACGCTCGCCAACGCCGTCGGCACGGGCATCTCCGACGATAAGGCGATTTACACCTACATGCCGGAGCTGACGAAGTTCTTCCTTGAAGAAGAGCCGATGCTCAAAAACGTGCCCACCTGGCGCTGTCGCGAGCCGGAGGCTTTGTCCTATGTGCTCGACCATCTCGAAGAGCTCGTGGTGAAGGAAGTCGCCGGTTCTGGTGGCTATGGCATGCTGGTCGGACCACGATCGACGAAAGACGAGATCGATATCTTCCGCGCCAAGCTGAAGGCCAATCCGGACGATTTCATCGCCCAGCCGACCCTGGCTCTCTCCACCTGCCCGACGTTCGTCGGCGAAGGTGTCGCACCACGCCATGTGGACCTTCGGCCATTCGTCCTTTCCGGCACCAACGGTGTGCGCATCGTGCCAGGCGGTCTGACCCGCGTTGCCTTGAAGGAGGGATCGCTGGTCGTGAACTCCTCGCAAGGCGGGGGAACAAAAGACACCTGGATCTTGGCACGATAG
- a CDS encoding FkbM family methyltransferase, translating into MTELNLQAISTEEPVSTSHKWGAYRPSASVARLRAFSSARANGYVGKRLAFLARKLAMMQVDGPLDVEVFGHKMRIEPFANLAEKRVLFTPQFFDPVERDLLRRVLPGDGVFVDIGANVGAYSFFAASCMSSVAKILAIEPQPAVYQRLCDNIAYNPGVPIEPIELAVADLDGPIQLFVDRGNAGETSMRRIGSETHPQSMIEVQAKPLADILGERDLPRVDALKIDIEGAEDLALVPFLRDAPEKLWPRLMIIENSPESWQTDCIALARRHGYQVISETRLNVVLTR; encoded by the coding sequence GTGACAGAGCTTAACCTGCAAGCCATCTCCACCGAAGAACCGGTTTCGACGTCGCATAAATGGGGCGCGTATAGGCCGTCGGCAAGTGTCGCGCGATTGCGCGCCTTTTCCAGTGCCAGGGCGAACGGTTATGTCGGCAAACGGCTGGCCTTTCTGGCTCGCAAGCTGGCAATGATGCAGGTTGACGGCCCGCTCGACGTGGAGGTTTTTGGCCACAAGATGCGGATCGAACCGTTTGCCAATTTGGCTGAAAAACGAGTTCTTTTCACGCCGCAATTTTTTGATCCCGTTGAACGCGATTTGTTGCGCCGGGTGTTGCCCGGCGATGGGGTGTTTGTCGATATTGGCGCAAATGTCGGTGCCTACAGCTTCTTTGCAGCTTCGTGCATGAGTTCGGTCGCTAAGATCCTGGCGATTGAGCCCCAGCCAGCGGTCTATCAAAGGCTTTGCGACAACATCGCCTATAATCCGGGTGTGCCGATCGAGCCAATCGAGTTGGCTGTGGCTGACCTTGACGGTCCCATCCAACTTTTCGTCGATCGCGGCAATGCCGGTGAAACAAGCATGCGCCGGATCGGCAGCGAAACCCATCCTCAGAGTATGATCGAGGTTCAGGCCAAGCCGCTGGCGGACATTTTGGGTGAGCGCGATCTGCCGCGGGTGGATGCCCTCAAGATCGACATTGAAGGCGCAGAAGATTTGGCGCTTGTGCCGTTTTTGCGCGATGCGCCGGAAAAGCTTTGGCCGCGACTGATGATCATCGAAAACAGCCCGGAAAGCTGGCAGACCGACTGCATCGCGTTGGCGCGGCGGCACGGCTATCAGGTCATCTCCGAGACACGGCTTAATGTTGTTCTGACGCGTTAG
- a CDS encoding cryptochrome/photolyase family protein: protein MPTLRLVLGDQLSMSLSSLADWQGGDTILMCEVMEEASYVPHHKKKLAFVFSAMRHFAEALESSGKAVRYVQLDDPDNSGGFAGELQRALAAGDYDRVVITEPGEWRVMEMIHSWQDSLDVPVIVREDTRFFASLGQFERWADGKKQLRMEFFYREMRRETGYLMDGDKPEGGQWNFDKENRRKLPKDVALPDRLKFEPDAITHEVLKLVNARFSDNFGDLEPFDMPVTRDQALGVLDHFIDTCLPQFGDYQDALVEGEAFLFHSTISAVMNVGLLLPKEACDAAQAAYDVGSAPLNAVEGFIRQILGWREYVRGLYWLKMPDYKMLNALDADRPLPDFFWTGDTDMACLADAIATTKTHAYAHHIQRLMITGNFALLAGIAPGAINEWYMVVYADAYEWVELPNTHGMAIFADGGIMASKPYAASGAYIDRMSDHCAGCRYKVKEKNGPDACPFNYLYWDFIIRNADHLRANPRMGMIYRSLERTSDERRAAIKSDAESFFKKLFS, encoded by the coding sequence ATGCCCACACTCCGTCTCGTGCTCGGTGACCAGCTTTCCATGAGCCTTTCGTCGCTCGCTGATTGGCAAGGGGGGGACACAATCCTGATGTGCGAGGTGATGGAGGAGGCCAGTTATGTGCCCCATCACAAGAAGAAGCTTGCCTTTGTATTTTCGGCGATGCGCCACTTTGCCGAGGCGCTGGAATCCTCAGGTAAGGCCGTGCGGTACGTGCAGCTCGATGATCCGGACAATTCGGGTGGCTTTGCCGGTGAGCTCCAGCGTGCATTGGCCGCCGGCGATTACGACCGCGTTGTGATCACTGAGCCTGGCGAATGGCGGGTGATGGAGATGATCCATAGCTGGCAGGACAGCTTGGATGTTCCGGTGATCGTGCGCGAGGACACCCGGTTTTTCGCAAGCCTCGGTCAGTTCGAGCGATGGGCCGATGGCAAAAAGCAACTGCGCATGGAGTTTTTCTATCGCGAGATGCGCCGCGAGACCGGCTATCTGATGGACGGCGATAAACCGGAAGGCGGGCAGTGGAACTTTGACAAGGAAAACCGCCGCAAGCTGCCCAAAGATGTGGCGTTGCCGGATCGGCTGAAGTTTGAGCCTGACGCGATCACGCACGAGGTACTGAAGCTGGTGAACGCGCGCTTCTCAGACAATTTCGGTGACTTGGAACCGTTCGACATGCCGGTGACCCGGGATCAGGCGCTTGGGGTGCTCGACCATTTCATCGATACCTGTTTGCCGCAGTTTGGCGACTATCAAGATGCGTTGGTGGAGGGCGAGGCCTTTTTGTTCCATTCCACCATCTCGGCAGTCATGAACGTCGGCTTGCTTTTGCCGAAAGAGGCCTGTGACGCCGCGCAGGCGGCGTATGACGTGGGTTCCGCGCCGCTTAACGCCGTTGAAGGGTTCATCCGGCAGATCCTTGGCTGGCGGGAATATGTGCGCGGCCTCTATTGGCTGAAAATGCCGGACTACAAGATGCTCAACGCCTTAGACGCCGATCGCCCGCTGCCGGACTTTTTTTGGACCGGTGACACCGACATGGCGTGTTTGGCCGATGCCATCGCGACCACGAAGACGCACGCCTACGCCCACCACATTCAACGGCTGATGATCACCGGAAATTTCGCGCTGCTCGCCGGGATTGCGCCGGGCGCTATCAACGAGTGGTACATGGTTGTCTATGCCGACGCCTATGAGTGGGTTGAGCTGCCCAACACCCACGGCATGGCTATCTTTGCCGATGGCGGGATTATGGCCTCCAAGCCCTACGCTGCCTCCGGCGCCTATATCGACCGCATGAGCGATCATTGCGCTGGGTGCCGGTACAAGGTGAAGGAGAAAAACGGACCTGATGCCTGCCCGTTCAACTATCTTTATTGGGACTTCATCATCCGCAATGCGGACCACCTTCGAGCCAATCCAAGGATGGGCATGATCTATCGTTCGTTAGAAAGAACGAGCGATGAACGCCGCGCTGCTATCAAAAGTGACGCTGAGTCATTTTTTAAGAAACTGTTTAGCTAG